One part of the Salmo salar chromosome ssa10, Ssal_v3.1, whole genome shotgun sequence genome encodes these proteins:
- the LOC106561663 gene encoding uncharacterized protein isoform X3, which produces MEIDNGAVREGVLVPVLPGSKNFDNSIRPPLQNSYMYKESKQSFRYNSAFLINNATLQERYEAFRTKRRDMGYSEEEMEESYGFLLFDDENKANKVGETGVVPGHSTCTTLGDPSKGVYVSKYSDCLDLNRWYHGKSGYIAIIRLTKGRVREVTENYTVNYTSPSNGFDCHVSEQLSSVSANTSSFLAFERTQYYMYELPVGGPVQPPSHVCPFAIVAFSYWDTKTPASEEEEKSAEEKTVFHYYPWRGQLQISSQIYHVALKSSTGPLIPAKLPTMMSVDGAIQMSDLRQKLPKAIFETCFSGEVSLEGMGCSLYELAPSEAEDISLAQLTQDLKEKDLALTIQLNDNGFLILLHSSHFLTYEDTGSSKPEVLQGMFVFPDCRAIHRDTKICWKKPFLSPECLQVVPALNYAEAEVEKCLPSPSGELRGLLEQHIQSYASLIHPGLTISPSREASIFPDQFDVPDALKYLYSAPKWTEMGWKRLKSYFHQPGSFELSVSRATELLVAGREERGDEPDDDVYYCLSSPEGSPMSPASLGGPEEQQSGGQSPGDTADTAADFSKALAVSMEDFEKPGKTMEDSNAPDKAVKEGNNLLSKEVQERLPSDLSKPLIPAEDFGKPGLNKAHSNAPGTNLPRKEEQEELPSDLSQPAVSADDSEKPGKTKADCNAQGVRIEDEGTSLNPEEVEVDAQEKVHSDLLQPAVSAEDLRKADLATLGKADCNAPEVGVANKETNLYLKEVQKDMPSRVSQPPVSAEVLRKPSPALATKPNSKAPEAGVEDKVRTLPQKEVQEEVPSDLSQLAVSPKAFGIASMRVMKKATEVTEVSTSPASGNLPTVLVITATERTATVLPHNENLDLINTESTTNNSSSLPCAKVQDKDGSALNGQCGKANQPSKPTEVSHSSISDWRKRPRKRHRFSGLGKRILRSTVADFEEKEKEDMESMDSSEVYLLKKRKERMDIIQVNPLQKEERMDVTQVHPLKMPRELMNLIQDPPLKKKEKMDVTQVHQLKMPRELMNLIQDPPLKKKEKMDVTQVHQLKMPRELINLIQDPPLKKKEKIDVTQVHPLKMPRELRNLIQDPPLKMKKKDLIHYHPLRNKESMDLIHDDHPLKKKTERWDLKAIISECGRIFVPHGSEVIAKDIESLKIKGKVLDHKQCADEMMVEACIKVPQPIETGDGPNLELNKSDENKELPIGMLDSKDSLHEVKMADVGKMASLNPSELVLNKDTDSPSSGKHKKKRQYVAISLSQLKTVLSRGGKRSSSINPAPEDQTSPLNKKSKADTPGMDEMENVNINKANPDRTTGAVEVAKEQTFGLDPKFALALGLTPTELHNDAHKSPEKSDIPLKKDIQSRLDLVPPQATSDQTSEALPSSPSTTVILASQRRPFKKKHEHADSIRKKWWLHYRSPASLESEKVAISSQLVTLDPDVSRVVSRGRPCEGASAVSCPPADSLTLLADMARSTSNDKVLEQQSDPKALEKQDDHPSLVISDNSVKDGVSPHDPDGEPEFVLPALLKHPSAARLKLPPQSPSPKGLVVGSGERVVLVSQEHSYSLPPSSLLLGLSGSILQVSISEGLQQHRKDIFADGTQTLRAFLCQQKDQNRKEPGLAPESLSKGIGCRQKFHRFRQFIEKDGSVQVTRLWKENYNFNSDSKFTNDPKDKTVIRALHGPWDFDIKDTKEQVQLIIHMWIGLFYSRSTARFCQADSSLTCLGKKDSTEVAHGMVPAHVQPETKTSSPAYIALSRIPEPEVLDLSNMGKKEAQPLSLEAEVLDLSMKTTSTVLDSLDTESKQRIDLKNHPVYLPATGLHKETISCPKRSTGVELKVYRDRVDSVMSEQSSDLGDDEDYETNNHENDSKGTLQNGVSPYERTLESDRSYILLCEQAASVYIHQEKLLETQTAQVLEGNNKKLLQKEEMTGDGEPNAARLKTMGYKDVNKEQQLKDNDSVKTIPYTEVQMDGDAANMADTVERNANEARDGAHVAISDGSESKEEMHKVDHNVKDSVEAAKPEAVHAGKDTTNKEITKTQTAVHVGKDLIDNDKALKAVHSENVPRDYENTKDQVQTAMQDGNDTKDETLAAMICGEDSGDKAPPVVCDGNTSVAEALPEISHTENDSQKATQSVVHGGNDPRGTTLPVKCNGKLYIDVEPTVVHDINGSTDEELPMGQGRDVSAGTSRVLPEMHGEIKCKGDVLPTQVFPLCDGNMPFVGEFDTLIQPNNVLGVARHEIDEADVETKEQEKELMQGQSKSDDVTTQSSTTFPPGSQHSQDETLEILTGQVEIPPIPSEDIAHTDVLHSIGEASEMAQSQVEIPFFGEEIPFIGVEKDSQDINHTEVHDTHPSQKETRITVCDSANVLSGEMLAKIVSKGTESVSRCPTVDEVLYGYIPIPDICSASLAICDADGVSKPLSTGQGYSRCPTPTEDELPFVPGFSYDHHSPNTVLLPNAKDTNSPNLDSSLALIENEKDHHEPSLSLYKARAATGLHKLHKSSNNNKPNNLEAIDNQFSQVLADPRKNPIATSTPLNTPSSSLKERSDYDPYSNMRLAAVEPDLHAHSSRHSLHSFSYSFPNTHCSVTEKAAPSGSGPKAASQNFSVHSFTQPQPNSQQPAMIVNLSKSEDSRGQYNWEEGQTDIDPMSSDDLKSKQTDTPVRSNTNAQPYNTQYATEMRQIAVLQDYEDVMADEDVMAENEAPSVDKDNIESSLKTNWISDDKHLRSKFRLNKTRLDFINSLRQSQEWEQREFYGVLDFSKQGTSSSVTFQSEVSDKILSHMEENQHEWLKYCRAKRSGSQMDMTKEEDSSVAKPRLVTVFDRKGNRITYENYPVLKPTASMHTRTVPDSNRQGLSSFLEFSKRWDDAHNADESDLTQSSMDLETLIFSERMNQMLKRKSSSSSRYNRSRHRRSNVEERASTSSPAVTVHFSSLQEDQESSEEHWEAIPSLAGQKIRVEMPERMAMPEETDGEPQHLKKLSCTKGSEMTHVKVSDLVVDSFKAYHAMMTEVCAGKKYPSRTERLKREEAKRNSSPKSRAPSKDFCGQMKEDMYDSLHDNLNSVVRQSCKNKFRFYILVTSSDPFFRETKELLEAEGHIAVEQSQFCLGKDSPSCPLHIILRNEDIAEHICEVPHLLELKKAQNVLFAGIDRPDDIVNLTHQELFGKGGFVVFEGAALHTLSLSNMKKMSGFLEGLSKKGKWKWLLHYRDSRKLKENARSSAEAQGKKIFMDVCQEAGMVEVLPYHECDVISRERPNYLHCLVRLQVQNVSARLPVFITDTTADKAFAKHGIFTMNINSFLLISESDTCTIS; this is translated from the exons ATGGAAATCGATAATGGTGCCGTGAGAGAAG GTGTGTTGGTACCTGTGCTACCAGGTTCGAAAAACTTCGACAACAGCATTCGGCCTCCACTGCAAAACTCGTACATGTACAAGGAGTCTAAGCAGTCTTTCAGATACAACTCTGCTTTCTTGATAAACAATGCTACTCTGCAGGAACGG TATGAGGCTTTCCGAACAAAGAGGAGAGACATGGGATACTCAGAGGAAGAAATGGAGGAGTCCTATGGCTTCTTGCTGTTTGACGACGAAAATAAG GCAAATAAAGTGGGAGAAACTGGTGTTGTCCCTGGACACAGCACATGTACCACACTTGGAGATCCTTCAAAGG GTGTGTACGTGTCCAAGTACTCGGACTGCCTGGACTTAAACCGCTGGTACCACGGGAAGTCTGGGTACATCGCCATCATCAGGCTCACCAAG GGCAGGGTCAGAGAGGTGACTGAGAACTACACAGTAAACTACACCTCTCCCTCTAATGGGTTTGACTGTCATGTATCAGAGCAGCTCAGTTCTGTGTCAGCCAACaccagctccttcctggcctTCGAGAGAACACAG TACTACATGTATGAGCTGCCTGTTGGAGGGCCAGTCCAGCCTCCCAGCCATGTCTGCCCATTCGCTATCGTGGCTTTCTCCTATTGGGATACCAAGACACCCgcatcagaggaggaggagaaaag TGCGGAAGAAAAAACAG TCTTTCACTACTATCCGTGGAGGGGCCAGCTCCAAATCAGCTCCCAGATCTACCATGTGGCTCTGAAGTCCAGCACAGGACCCCTAATTCCAGCTAAACT TCCAACAATGATGTCAGTTGACGGAGCAATTCAAATGTCAGATCTGAGGCAGAAATTACCGAAGGCTATATTTGAAACCTGCTTCTCCGGTGAAG TGTCTCTGGAAGGAATGGGTTGCAGTCTGTATGAGCTTGCACCCAGTGAGGCTGAAGACATCTCTCTCGCTCAGCTCACACAGGACCTCAAGGAGAAAGACCTG GCCCTCACAATACAGCTGAATGATAATGGTTTTCTTATACTGTTACATTCATCTCACTTCCTCACATATGAAG ATACTGGGTCCAGTAAGCCAGAGGTATTGCAGGGGATGTTTGTGTTTCCAGACTGCAGAGCTAtacatagag ACACCAAGATCTGCTGGAAGAAGCCCTTCCTCTCACCAGAGTGCCTCCAGGTGGTGCCGGCACTGAACTACGCAGAGGCAGAGGTGGAAAAGTGCCTCCCTTCGCCAAGCGGGGAGCTACGTGGTTTACTAGAGCAGCATATTCAGAGCTACGCTTCCCTCATCCACCCTGGGCTTACCATCAGTCCATCCAGGGAGGCCAGCATCTTCCCAGATCAGTTTGATGTTCCTGATGCCCTCAAATACCTCTACTCCGCCCCCAAGTGGACTGAGATGGGATGGAAACGTCTCAAATCTTATTTCCACCAGCCGGGCTCCTTTGAGCTGTCGGTGTCCAGAGCCACGGAGCTTCTGGTGGCAGGGCGAGAGGAGCGAGGAGATGAGCCGGATGATGATGTCTACTACTGTCTGTCATCTCCAGAGGGGTCCCCCATGAGTCCTGCTAGTCTGGGTGGCCCAGAGGAGCAGCAGTCAGGGGGACAGTCCCCAGGAGACACAGCTGACACAGCAGCAGACTTTAGTAAAGCACTTGCTGTGTCAATGGAGGACTTTGAGAAACCTGGTAAGACTATGGAAGACAGTAATGCACCAGACAAAGCAGTAAAGGAAGGAAATAACTTGCTTTCGAAGGAAGTGCAAGAAAGGTTGCCCTCTGATCTTAGCAAGCCTCTAATCCCTGCAGAGGATTTTGGGAAACCTGGCTTGAACAAGGCACACAGTAATGCACCAGGGACAAATTTGCCTCgaaaagaggagcaggaggagctccCCTCTGATCTTTCTCAACCTGCTGTGTCAGCAGATGACTCTGAAAAACCTGGGAAGACCAAGGCTGACTGTAATGCACAAGGGGTAAGAATAGAGGATGAAGGGACAAGTTTGAACCCAGAGGAGGTTGAAGTTGATGCACAAGAAAAGGTGCATTCTGATCTTTTACAGCCTGCAGTCTCTGCAGAGGACTTGAGGAAAGCTGACCTGGCAACATTGGGCAAGGCAGACTGTAATGCACCAGAGGTAGGAGTAGCGAATAAAGAGACTAACTTGTACCTGAAGGAGGTGCAAAAGGATATGCCCTCTCGTGTTTCACAGCCTCCAGTCTCTGCAGAGGTCTTGAGGAAACCTAGTCCGGCCCTGGCGACCAAGCCCAACAGCAAGGCACCAGAGGCAGGCGTAGAGGATAAAGTGAGAACTTTGCCTCAGAAGGAGGTGCAAGAGGAGGTTCCCTCTGATCTTTCCCAGCTTGCAGTGTCGCCAAAGGCTTTTGGGATAGCCAGTATGAGAGTGATGAAAAAGGCCACAGAGGTGACAGAGGTTTCAACCTCACCTGCATCAGGTAACCTCCCAACAGTGTTAGTCATCACTGCCACTGAAAGAACTGCAACCGTTTTACCTCACAATGAGAACCTTGACTTGATCAACACAGAGTCCACCACAAATAACTCCTCCAGTTTGCCTTGCGCCAAAGTACAGGATAAGGACGGAAGTGCTCTCAATGGGCAATGTGGCAAGGCCAATCAGCCTTCAAAACCCACAGAGGTCAGTCATTCCTCTATATCTGATTGGAGGAAACGGCCAAGgaaacgtcatagatttagcggATTGGGTAAAAGGATCTTGAGGTCTACAGTGGCTGACTttgaagagaaagaaaaagaggacATGGAAAGTATGGATTCAAGTGAAGTCTACCTATTAAAAAAGAGAAAGGAACGGATGGATATAATTCAAGTTAACCCATTGCAAAAGGAGGAAAGGATGGATGTAACCCAAGTTCACCCATTGAAAATGCCAAGAGAACTAATGAATTTGATCCAAGATCCCCCATTGAAAAAGAAGGAAAAGATGGATGTGACCCAAGTTCACCAATTGAAAATGCCAAGAGAACTGATGAATTTGATCCAAGATCCCCCATTGAAAAAGAAGGAAAAGATGGATGTGACCCAAGTTCACCAATTGAAAATGCCAAGAGAACTGATAAATTTGATCCAAGATCCCCCATTGAAAAAGAAGGAAAAGATAGATGTGACCCAAGTTCACCCATTGAAAATGCCAAGAGAATTGAGGAATTTGATCCAAGATCCCccattgaaaatgaaaaaaaaggatTTAATCCACTATCACCCATTGAGAAATAAAGAAAGTATGGATTTGATTCATGATGACCATCCATTGAAAAAGAAGACAGAACGGTGGGACTTGAAGGCAATCATCTCCGAATGTGGTAGAATTTTTGTCCCTCACGGTTCAGAAGTTATCGCCAAGGATATAGAATCTTTGAAAATTAAGGGGAAAGTGTTAGATCACAAACAATGTGCTGATGAGATGATGGTTGAAGCTTGTATCAAAGTCCCCCAACCcatagaaacaggagatggacctAACCTAGAGTTGAACAAGTCAGATGAGAACAAAGAGTTGCCCATAGGGATGttagacagtaaagacagtctgCATGAGGTCAAAATGGCTGATGTAGGCAAGATGGCCTCTCTGAATCCCTCAGAACTGGTCCTGAACAAAGACACGGATTCTCCTTCCTCAGGAAAACACAAAAAGAAGCGTCAATATGTTGCAATATCCCTGAGTCAACTAAAGACAGTTCTTtcaagagggggaaagaggagttCATCCATCAATCCTGCTCCAGAAGATCAAACATCACCCTTGAACAAGAAAAGCAAGGCTGATACTCCTGGCATGGATGAAATGGAAAATGTTAATATCAACAAAGCCAACCCGGACAGAACCACAGGTGCTGTTGAAGTTGCAAAGGAACAGACATTTGGCCTAGACCCAAAGTTTGCATTAGCGTTAGGCTTGACTCCTACGGAGTTGCATAATGACGCACACAAATCTCCAGAAAAAAGTGATATTCCATTAAAGAAAGATATTCAGAGCAGACTGGACCTGGTCCCACCTCAAGCCACATCTGACCAAACGTCTGAGGCGTTGCCTAGCTCCCCTTCAACAACAGTCATCTTAGCGAGTCAGAGGAGACCATTCAAAAAGAAACACGAGCACGCAGACTCCATTAGGAAAAAAT GGTGGTTGCATTATCGCTCACCAGCTTCTTTAGAAAGTGAGAAAGTAGCTATATCCTCCCAACTAGTGACACTTGACCCGGATGTCAGCCGTGTTGTCAGTAGGGGTAGGCCCTGCGAAGGTGCCAGCGCTGTATCATGCCCACCTGCAGATTCTCTGACCCTATTGGCCGATATGGCTCGCAGTACTAGTAATGACAAGGTACTGGAACAACAGTCAGACCCAAAGGCTCTTGAGAAACAAGATGACCACCCAAGTTTGGTGATAAGTGACAACAGTGTCAAAGATGGCGTCTCTCCTCATGATCCAGATGGTGAGCCAGAATTTGTCCTTCCTGCTCTGCTGAAGCACCCTTCTGCTGCTAGGCTTAAACTCCCCCCTCAGTCTCCGTCACCCAAGGGGCTGGTGGTGGGGAGTGGGGAGCGGGTTGTGTTAGTCTCACAAGAACATTCATACTCACTGCCGCCATCCTCTCTACTATTGGGTTTGTCAGGTTCAATCCTTCAAGTCTCCATTTCGGAGGGACTTCAGCAGCATCGCAAGGATATCTTTGCTGACGGAACTCAAACACTACGGGCCTTCCTGTGTCAGCAGAAGGACCAGAACAGGAAGGAACCCGGATTGGCTCCGGAATCCCTGAGCAAAGGAATCGGGTGCAGGCAGAAGTTCCATCGCTTCCGGCAGTTCATTGAAAAAGATGGCTCAGTTCAAGTGACAAGGCTGTGGAAGGAAAACTATAACTTTAATTCAGACAGCAAGTTTACCAACGACCCTAAGGATAAAACAGTTATTAGAGCCCTACATGG CCCATGGGATTTTGACATTAAGGACACAAAGGAACAGGTTCAGCTCATTATCCACATGTGGATAGGTCTTTTCTACAGCAGGTCCACTGCGAGGTTCTGCCAGGCAGACTCAAGTCTAACATGTTTGGGAAAAAAGGATTCTACAGAAGTGGCTCATGGAATGGTACCAGCCCATGTTCAACCTGAGACCAAGACAAGTTCCCCTGCTTATATagccctctccaggataccagaACCTGAAGTTTTGGACCTTAGTAACATGGGTAAAAAAGAAGCACAACCATTAAGCCTGGAAGCTGAGGTATTGGACCTTTCAATGAAAACAACCTCAACTGTGCTAGACTCTCTAGACACAGAGTCTAAGCAGAGAATAGATTTAAAAAATCATCCAGTATACCTACCAGCAACTGGCCTGCACAAGGAAACCATCTCTTGTCCAAAACGAAGTACAGGTGTTGAGTTAAAG GTTTACAGAGACCGTGTGGACAGCGTGATGTCAGAACAATCAAGTGACCTGGGTGATGATGAAGACTATGAAACCAACAACCATGAGAATGACAGCAAGGGTACCCTCCAAAATGGTGTGTCCCCTTACGAAAGAACTTTGGAAAGTGATCGATCGTACATACTTCTGTGTGAACAGGCAGCAAGTGTGTACATTCATCAAGAAAAGCTCCTGGAGACTCAAACTGCTCAGGTTTTGGAGGGCAACAACAAAAAGCTCCTCCAAAAGGAGGAGATGACGGGTGATGGAGAACCAAACGCAGCGCGTCTTAAAACCATGGGCTATAAAGATGTCAATAAGGAGCAACAACTTAAAGATAACGATTCAGTCAAAACAATACCATACACAGAAGTGCAGATGGATGGTGATGCTGCCAATATGGCTGACACAGTTGAGCGTAATGCAAATGAAGCCAGAGATGGGGCTCACGTTGCCATCTCTGATGGCAGTGAGTCAAAAGAGGAGATGCACAAAGTAGATCACAACGTGAAGGATTCTGTTGAAGCCGCAAAACCAGAAGCAGTGCATGCTGGGAAAGATACCACAAACAAGGAAATCACAAAAACACAAACTGCTGTGCATGTTGGGAAGGATTTAATTGATAATGATAAGGCACTCAAAGCAGTGCACAGTGAAAATGTTCCCAGAGATTATGAAAACACCAAAGACCAGGTGCAAACTGCAATGCAGGATGGGAATGATACTAAAGATGAGACCCTAGCAGCGATGATTTGTGGAGAAGATTCAGGAGATAAAGCACCACCTGTGGTGTGTGATGGGAATACATCTGTGGCTGAGGCACTACCAGAGATATCACATACTGAAAATGATTCCCAAAAAGCAACACAGTCAGTGGTGCATGGTGGAAATGATCCGAGAGGTACGACACTACCTGTGAAATGTAATGGCAAGCTGTACATAGACGTAGAACCCACTGTAGTGCATGATATAAATGGTTCCACGGATGAGGAACTACCAATGGGACAGGGTAGGGATGTTTCTGCTGGGACTAGCAGAGTACTGCCAGAGATGCATGGTGAGATTAAATGTAAAGGTGATGTACTGCCCACGCAAGTATTTCCACTATGCGATGGGAACATGCCTTTTGTAGGCGAGTTTGACACACTCATTCAGCCCAATAATGTTTTAGGAGTGGCTAGACATGAAATAGATGAGGCTGATGTAGAAACTAAAGAACAGGAAAAAGAATTGATGCAGGGTCAGAGTAAATCTGATGATGTCACAACTCAAAGTTCCACAACATTCCCGCCAGGGTCCCAACATTCTCAAGACGAGACATTAGAAATACTGACAGGTCAGGTAGAAATACCACCGATTCCCAGTGAAGACATCGCACACACAGATGTTCTACATTCAATAGGTGAGGCATCAGAGATGGCGCAAAGTCAGGTAGAAATTCCATTTTTTGGAGAAGAAATACCATTCATTGGAGTAGAGAAGGATAGCCAGGATATCAATCACACAGAGGTGCATGATACTCACCCAAGTCAGAAAGAGACACGGATCACAGTCTGTGATAGTGCTAATGTGTTATCAGGTGAAATGCTAGCAAAAATAGTTTCAAAGGGAACAGAATCTGTCAGTCGATGCCCAACTGTGGATGAGGTGCTGTATGGTTACATCCCCATTCCTGACATCTGCAGTGCCTCCCTGGCCATCTGCGATGCCGATGGGGTCAGCAAACCCCTCAGCACTGGGCAAGGTTACAGCAGATGCCCAACTCCGACAGAAGACGAGCTACCTTTCGTTCCAGGATTTTCTTATGACCATCACTCACCAAACACTGTTTTGTTGCCCAATGCGAAAGACACCAACAGTCCCAACCTCGATAGTAGTCTTGCGCTCATTGAAAATGAAAAGGATCATCATGAACCAAGTCTTAGTCTCTATAAAGCTAGGGCTGCTACTGGGTTGCACAAGCTGCATAAATCCAGCAACAATAACAAACCAAATAATCTGGAAGCCATTGATAATCAGTTCTCTCAAGTATTGGCTGATCCTCGCAAGAACCCAATCGCCACTAGCACACCTCTCAACACTCCCTCATCTTCTTTAAAGGAAAGAAGCGATTACGATCCATATTCAAATATGCGACTTGCCGCTGTTGAACCAGACCTGCATGCTCATTCAAGTCGCCATTCGCTGCATAGTTTCTCTTACTCGTTTCCCAACACCCACTGTTCCGTAACAGAGAAAGCTGC TCCATCTGGCAGTGGACCTAAAGCAGCTTCTCAGAACTTTTCAGTGCACAGTTTTACTCAGCCCCAGCCAAACAGCCAGCAACCTGCCATGATTGTGAATCTCTCCAAGAGTGAGGACAGCAGAGGACAGTACAACTGGGAAGAAGGACAAACAGATATTGACCCTATGTCTTCAGATGACCTAAAAAGCAAACAAACCGATACCCCTGTCCGCTCAAACACTAATGCTCAGCCTTATAACACACAGTATGCCACAGAGATGAGACAGATTGCAGTTTTGCAAGATTATGAGGATGTTATGGCTGATGAGGATGTTATGGCTGAAAATGAGGCGCCTTCTGTAGATAAAGACAACATTGAATCCAGTTTAAAGACCAATTGGATATCAGATGACAAACATTTAAGAAGTAAATTCCGGTTGAATAAAACAAGACTTGACTTCATCAACTCTTTACGCCAGTCTCAGGAATGGGAGCAAAGGGAATTTTATGGGGTGTTGGACTTCAGCAAGCAAGGCACTTCCTCGTCGGTCACCTTCCAGTCTGAAGTATCAGACAAAATACTTTCCCATATGGAAGAGAACCAACATGAGTGGTTAAAGTATTGTAGGGCTAAGAGGAGTGGCAGCCAGATGGATATGACCAAGGAAGAAGACTCCTCAGTGGCAAAGCCACGCTTAGTTACTGTTTTTGATCGCAAAGGAAACAGAATCACCTATGAAAACTATCCCGTTTTGAAACCTACAGCAAGCATGCACACACGGACAGTTCCTGACTCGAACAGACAGGGCTTGAGCAGTTTTCTGGAGTTCTCCAAGAGGTGGGATGATGCACATAACGCTGATGAATCTGATCTTACTCAGTCATCTATGGATCTGGAGACCCTCATCTTCTCAGAGAGAATGAACCAGATGCTAAAACGtaagagtagtagcagcagcaggtaCAACCGATCGAGACACCGCAGGTCAAACGTAGAAGAAAGAGCTTCCACCAGTAGCCCGGCTGTGACAGTGCACTTTTCCAGTCTACAGGAGGATCAGGAAAGCTCCGAGGAGCACTGGGAGGCGATACCGTCACTTGCAGGACAAAAGATCAGAGTGGAGATGCCTGAAAGGATGGCTATGCCTGAAGAGACAGATGGAGAACCTCAGCATCTTAAGAAACTTTCCTGTACAAAGGGCAGTGAGATGACGCATGTAAAAGTTTCAGATCTGGTTGTGGATAGTTTCAAGGCGTACCATGCTATGATGACTGAGGTCTGCGCAGGCAAAAAATACCCATCCAGAACTGAGAGACTCAAGAGGGaagaagcaaagagaaacagtTCGCCAAAGTCTCGAGCTCCAAGCAAAGACTTCTGTGGGCAGATGAAGGAGGACATGTATGACAGCCTGCATGATAATCTGAACTCTGTTGTGAGACAGTCATGTAAGAACAAGTTCAGGTTCTACATACTGGTGACATCATCTGACCCATTCTTCAGAGAGACGAAG GAGCTGTTAGAAGCAGAGGGCCACATTGCAGTAGAACAGTCTCAATTCTGCCTTGGAAAGGATAGTCCATCGTGCCCTCTACACATCATCTTAAGGAATGAAGATATTGCTGAACACATTTGTGAG GTCCCTCACTTGCTTGAGTTGAAGAAGGCTCAGAATGTGTTGTTTGCTGGTATTGACCGTCCTGATGACATCGTGAACCTGACCCACCAAGAACTCTTCGGCAAAGGCGGTTTTGTGGTGTTTGAGGGAGCAGCTCTGCACACACTCAGTCTCA gcaACATGAAGAAAATGTCTGGTTTTCTGGAGGGACTGAGTAAAAAAGGGAAGTGGAAATGGCTGTTGCACTACAGAGACAGCCGGAAGCTTAAAGAGAACGCACG GTCTAGTGCGGAAGCACAAGGCAAAAAAATCTTCATGGATGTCTGCCAGGAGGCTGGAATGGTGGAGGTCTTACCCTACCATGAATGTGATGTCATTTCAAGGGAACGACCCAACTACCTCCACTGTCTAGTTCGCCTGCAGGTCCAGAATGTATCTGCTCGTTTACCTGTATTTATAACTG